The following are encoded in a window of Arctopsyche grandis isolate Sample6627 chromosome 4, ASM5162203v2, whole genome shotgun sequence genomic DNA:
- the mTTF gene encoding mitochondrial transcription termination factor, with protein MLTRQFKMYNTCRNLCNFYMKNVVFSSKFNHNNIIIRNNANDTSKRIAIIKELSIHLDLNTELCESIIDSNKHILNYHIQKIQSVLKLCATYSISVQLINRDMWLLNTDLLMRKLATLSKMHFVDMNDGLPFLSLEEKSLVRVYNHIKNEALQIPHGNRLYYLSEKLQIEPRKLANQLPKRIFIYTIPFETLQKNLQLLLDYNINSEYVVNDLWVLRYNPELTKQRLELFHKCGRLNMKPWVVKCTNKVLERSIDITVETKRLLGENETNMNYLANRLQCPAYTINEMSYKIPAIVNVRVSKIESVVDFFFAEGYTASNIIYVPRVLSHSLKTLKKRLEILKSVFGIKPKSLNILCLSKRQFEFYISTLERQNSKIDKKLLEQSMDSLKSGKLNN; from the exons ATGTTAACTCgccaatttaaaatgtataacaCATGTCGTAatctttgtaatttttatatgaaaaatgtagTTTTTTCATCTAAATTCAATCATAATAATATCATCATAAGAAATAACGCCAATGACACTTCTAAAAGAATTGCAATTATAAAGGAATTATCAATACATTTAGACTTGAATACTGAATTGTGTGAATCAATAATAGATTCAAATAAGCATATTCTAAATTACCACattcaaaaaattcaatcaGTATTAAAATTGTGTGCAACATATAGTATCAGTGTGCAATTAATCAACAGAGATATGTGGTTGCTGAACACAG ATCTTCTTATGAGGAAACTTGCCACATTatcaaaaatgcattttgtaGATATGAATGACGGACTTCCCTTTTTGTCATTAGAAGAAAAATCTTTAGTACGAGTGtataatcatattaaaaatgaagCATTACAAATACCACATGGTAatagattatattatttaagtgAAAAATTACAG ATTGAACCTCGAAAATTAGCCAATCAATTGCCAAAACGAATTTTCATTTATACAATTCCATTTGAAACtcttcaaaaaaatttacaattgtTATTGG ATTACAACATTAATTCTGAATATGTGGTAAACGATTTATGGGTTTTACGATATAATCCAGAATTAACTAAACAAAGGTTAGAACTATTTCATAAATGTGGTAGATTGAATATGAAGCCATGGGTGGTGAAATGTACAAACAAAGTACTCGAAAg GTCAATAGATATTACGGTAGAAACAAAACGATTGCTTGGAGAAAATGAAACAAACATGAATTATTTAGCAAATCGGTTGCAATGTCCTGCATACACCATAAATGAAATGTCTTATAAAATTCCAGCTATTGTTAATGTCCGAGTTTCGAAG ATCGAAAGCGTCGTAGACTTCTTTTTTGCTGAAGGATACACagcaagtaatataatatatgtaccgcGAGTTCTGTCTCATTCATTAAAAACCTTAAAGAAGAGACTTGAAATTTTGAAGTCCGTATTCGGAATAAAACCTAAATCACTGAACATTTTATGTTTATCTAAAAGGCAATTCGAGTTTTATATCTCGACATTGGAAAGACAGAATtctaaaatagataaaaaattacTTGAACAATCAATGGATTCCCTTAAAAGTGGTAAATTGAATAACTaa